The proteins below come from a single Rosa rugosa chromosome 2, drRosRugo1.1, whole genome shotgun sequence genomic window:
- the LOC133729909 gene encoding cysteine--tRNA ligase 2, cytoplasmic, translated as MVEFRLYNSMTHQKEVFKPNVPGEVGMYICGVTPYAESHIGHARAAVNFDVLFRYLMELGYKVTYVRNFTDVDDKIIDGANKSGEDPMTLSNRFCEKYKNDMKDLQCLDPTYQPRVSDHMDQIIDMITQIVDNEYAYVVDGDVFFAVEKFPNYGQLSRQNLEHIRAGERVDVDLRKRNPADFALWKSAKPGEPEWKSPWGPGRPGWHIECSAMSARYLTYKFDIHGGGIDLIFPHHENEISQSGAACQEACVSYWLHNGHVTKDNEKMSKSLGNFSTIRQITEIYHPLSLRHFLLSAHYRSPLNYSESQLDSASAAVYYIYQTLQECEDALSPFQEEVQKEGTEPNGRTVKIPQAAQVKLRNEFKTKMSDDLNTAPILTRALQDALRSINSFVPDLKKKQQKQKQCSVIQALVETTREVRRVLGILGLLSSDTYSEVLQELKKKALNRAGLTEEDVLLAIEERTSARQKKEYARSDQIREEMERKGIAIMDVGKGSIWRPCVPKEQKQKTPPNEEEQKASPVEQKERPVST; from the exons ATGGTGGAATTTAGGCTTTACAACTCGATGACACACCAGAAGGAGGTCTTCAAGCCCAATGTTCCCGGCGAGGTGGGTATGTACATTTGCGGCGTCACGCCCTACGCTGAGAGCCACATCGGTCATGCCCGCGCCGCCGTCAATTTTGATGTGCTCTTCAG ATACTTAATGGAGTTGGGTTATAAGGTCACGTACGTGCGGAACTTCACCGATGTTGATGACAAG ATAATTGATGGAGCAAATAAGAGTGGGGAAGATCCAATGACATTAAGTAATCGTTTTTGcgaaaaatataaaaatgacATGAAAGATCTCCAATGCCTCGATCCAACCTATCAGCCGCGTGTTTCTGATCACATGGATCAGATAATAGATATGATAACACAG ATCGTCGACAATGAATATGCCTACGTAGTTGATGGGGATGTATTCTTTGCTGTTGAGAAATTCCCAAATTATGGGCAATTATCTAGACAAAATTTGGAACATATTAGGGCGGGTGAACGAGTTGATGTTGATTTAAGAAAGCGCAATCCTGCAGATTTTGCATTGTGGAAGTCTGCAAAGCCTGGAGAGCCAGAATGGAAAAGCCCTTGGGGACCAGGAAGGCCGGGGTGGCACATTGAATGCAGTGCCATGAGTGCTCGTTATCTTACATACAAGTTTGATATTCATGGTGGTGGTATTGACTTGATTTTTCCGCATCATGAAAACGAGATCTCTCAAAGTGGTGCTGCATGCCAGGAGGCTTGTGTCAGTTATTGGTTGCACAACGGTCATGTTACTAAGGATAATGAGAAAATGTCAAAATCATTGGGGAACTTTTCCACAATTCGTCAG ATTACTGAAATATATCACCCACTGTCTTTGAGACACTTCTTGTTAAGTGCGCACTATAGATCTCCACTCAATTACAGTGAATCCCAGCTGGATAGTGCATCAGCTGCTGTCTATTACATATATCAG ACTTTGCAAGAGTGTGAAGATGCTTTATCTCCATTTCAAGAAGAG GTCCAGAAGGAAGGCACAGAACCAAATGGTAGAACAGTTAAAATTCCTCAAGCTGCCCAAGTTAAGCTACGGAATGAGTTTAAGACTAAAATGTCTGATGACTTGAACACAGCACCCATATTGACTCGTGCTTTGCAAGATGCCTTGAGGTCTATAAACAGTTTTGTGCCTGATCTTAAG AAGAAGCAGCAGAAGCAAAAACAATGT TCCGTAATCCAGGCCCTAGTTGAAACAACAAGAGAAGTTAGAAGAGTTCTGGGCATTTTGGGTCTGCTATCCTCCGATACATACTCTGAG GTTTTGCAGGAATTGAAAAAGAAAGCTTTGAATAGGGCAGGACTTACTGAAGAGGATGTGCTGCTTGCGATTGAAGAAAGAACATCAgcaagacaaaaaaaagaatatgCAAGGAGTGATCAGATCAGAGAAGAAATGGAGAGAAAGGGGATTGCAATCATGGATGTGGGCAAGGGGAGTATTTGGAGACCTTGTGTCCcgaaagaacaaaaacaaaaaacaccgCCAAACGAGGAAGAACAGAAGGCATCACCTGTTGAACAAAAAGAGCGGCCTGTGTCGACATGA